The Numida meleagris isolate 19003 breed g44 Domestic line chromosome 20, NumMel1.0, whole genome shotgun sequence genome has a window encoding:
- the LOC110408587 gene encoding ubiA prenyltransferase domain-containing protein 1-like isoform X7, with translation MGTAELVQKISINAESPRGGERNECGAGAERGPAGGWRQKCAAYVLALRPWSFSASLTPVALGSALAYRAEGALDPRLLVGSAVAVLAVHGAGNLVNTYYDFSKGIDHKKSDDRTLVDQILEPQDVVRFGVFLYTVGCICAAGLYAVSTLKLEHLALIYFGGLSSSFLYTGGIGFKYVALGDVVILITFGPLAVMFAHAVQALVAYSSLSVKECNSTFLGILTRAHTFFTMALRKSFTYFVHQETANSCLPHRDAEPTSLSRL, from the exons ATGGGGACGGCGGAGCTGGTGCAGAAGATCAGCATTAACGCCGAGAGCCCTCGGGGCGGGGAGAGGAACGAGTGCGGGGCGGGGGCTGAGCGCGGCCCCGCCGGCGGCTGGAGGCAGAAGTGCGCGGCCTATGTGCTGGCTCTGCGGCCCTGGAGCTTCAGCGCTTCCCTCACCCccgtggctctgggcagcgcGCTGGCCTACCGGGCCGAGGGAGCCCTGGACCCGCGGCTGCTGGTGGGCAGCGCCGTGGCCGTGCTGGCCGTGCACGGGGCCGGCAACCTGGTGAACACCTACTACGACTTCTCCAAAGGCATCGATCACAAGAAGAGCGATGACAGGACGTTGGTGGACCAGATCTTGGAGCCTCAGGACGTGGTCCGGTTCGGGGTGTTCCTGTACACTGTGGGCTGCATCTGTGCGGCAGGGCTCTATGCTGTCTCGACGCTGAAACTGGAGCACCTGGCCCTAATTTACTTCGGGGGGCTTTCCAGCTCCTTCCTTTATACTGGAG GAATCGGATTTAAATATGTTGCACTTGGAGATGTGGTGATTCTGATCACCTTTGGGCCCCTGGCCGTCATGTTTGCCCATGCTGTGCAG GCGCTGGTTGCATACAGTTCCCTGTCTGTGAAAGAGTGTAATTCCACGTTCTTGGGGATACTGACAAGAGCTCACACTTTCTTCACCATGGCTTTGAGGAAGTCATTTACCTACTTTGTGCATCAGGAAACAGCTAATTCTTGCCTACCTCACAGGGATGCTGAGCCAACATCACTATCACGGCTTTGA